The Akkermansia muciniphila genome contains a region encoding:
- a CDS encoding sialate O-acetylesterase, which translates to MRTFIFFLLALLVPSLHAKEINVILIGGQSNATGQGYVKNLPACFKTDERVLLYYSRYLKGTKPTEQLIPLSPASESPDRFGVELSLGTALQKKFPQKKWAIIKHALSGSNLFCQWNPGKTPQDKPGEEYVKFLRTVRNGLETLKKQGHTPVLKAMAWQQGEGDARDIAGKENSRAYGKNLNHLINRIRADLNAPDLVFVYGSVLPVPIPARFPGRDEVRQGQKNVAEHARTPLSVSNAVYVPADDLQLRSMDFHTPYPTDTLHLGTHGILTLGERFAAAMEKAWGQKP; encoded by the coding sequence ATGCGCACCTTCATCTTCTTTCTGCTGGCGCTCCTGGTGCCTTCCCTCCACGCAAAAGAAATCAACGTCATCCTCATTGGCGGACAATCAAACGCCACAGGCCAGGGTTATGTCAAAAACCTCCCGGCCTGCTTTAAAACGGATGAACGTGTTCTCCTGTATTATTCCAGATACCTGAAAGGAACGAAACCCACCGAACAGCTCATTCCCTTGAGCCCGGCATCCGAATCCCCCGACCGCTTTGGCGTGGAATTAAGCCTGGGAACGGCGTTGCAGAAAAAATTTCCTCAGAAGAAATGGGCCATCATCAAGCATGCCTTGAGCGGAAGCAACCTTTTCTGCCAATGGAACCCCGGAAAAACTCCGCAGGACAAGCCGGGGGAAGAATACGTCAAATTTCTCCGCACCGTCCGCAACGGCCTGGAAACTCTGAAAAAACAGGGCCATACCCCCGTCCTGAAGGCCATGGCATGGCAGCAGGGGGAGGGAGATGCCAGGGACATCGCGGGAAAAGAGAATTCCCGAGCCTACGGCAAAAACCTGAACCACCTGATTAACCGCATCAGGGCGGATCTGAATGCGCCTGACCTGGTATTCGTTTACGGCAGCGTTCTTCCCGTGCCCATTCCGGCCCGCTTTCCGGGCAGGGACGAGGTGCGCCAGGGGCAAAAAAATGTAGCGGAACACGCCCGTACCCCGCTTTCCGTCAGCAATGCCGTCTACGTCCCTGCGGATGACCTCCAGCTGCGCAGCATGGATTTCCACACGCCTTATCCCACGGATACCCTGCATCTGGGCACGCACGGAATCCTGACCCTGGGGGAACGCTTTGCCGCCGCCATGGAGAAGGCATGGGGGCAAAAACCCTGA
- a CDS encoding substrate-binding domain-containing protein translates to MTSLPASSLVETVANKIKQMILSGSLVNILPGERELGNRLSVGRETVRKALALLERDAWIAPARIKVPRRILKTTEEGADWNVPAHPVQEKRGIIGFLTPQPLKRLAQSVLAEIYTISKILEEDGISVRIFEAPWILGNNPDKRLAKLVTKSECVCWILHRSSEQTQLWFKTHGIPCIVRGTSYQSSNLPYLDRHWAATTHHAAQHLWNKGHRTVGLCLPPDPLKGHQLMQKGFFSFTAQGWNPVLIPTPFETPLFFEYLAKAFREHPDMSALVATRGNQIVPLLSWVEARSLSIPNQLSLVSLTYEPFMERLLPPITYYEENQTKTVHKLIRMLRALTSGKSIKSISVIPEIYPGQSVSVRHPSPSA, encoded by the coding sequence ATGACCTCGTTGCCCGCATCTTCATTGGTTGAAACCGTAGCCAATAAAATCAAACAGATGATTCTCAGCGGCAGCCTGGTCAACATTCTCCCCGGAGAACGGGAACTTGGGAACAGGTTGTCCGTGGGGAGAGAAACCGTGAGAAAGGCCCTGGCCCTTCTGGAGCGGGATGCCTGGATAGCCCCAGCGCGCATCAAGGTGCCGCGGCGCATCCTGAAAACCACGGAAGAAGGGGCGGACTGGAATGTTCCCGCCCATCCTGTTCAGGAGAAAAGGGGCATCATCGGATTCCTGACGCCCCAGCCCCTTAAAAGGCTGGCGCAAAGCGTACTGGCGGAAATCTATACCATCTCCAAGATTCTGGAGGAAGACGGCATCAGCGTCCGCATCTTTGAAGCTCCCTGGATTTTAGGCAACAACCCGGACAAACGGCTCGCCAAGCTGGTGACCAAATCCGAATGCGTCTGCTGGATACTCCACCGCTCCTCGGAACAAACACAGCTCTGGTTCAAGACGCACGGCATCCCCTGCATCGTACGCGGCACTTCCTACCAGAGCAGCAACCTGCCCTATCTGGACCGTCACTGGGCTGCCACCACGCACCATGCGGCGCAGCACCTCTGGAACAAAGGCCACCGGACGGTCGGCCTTTGCCTGCCTCCGGATCCGCTGAAAGGCCATCAACTGATGCAGAAAGGCTTTTTCAGCTTTACGGCACAGGGCTGGAATCCCGTGCTGATCCCCACCCCGTTTGAAACGCCTCTTTTCTTTGAATACCTCGCCAAGGCATTCAGGGAACATCCGGACATGTCCGCCCTGGTAGCCACACGTGGCAACCAGATTGTCCCCCTCCTTTCCTGGGTTGAAGCCCGCTCCCTGAGCATCCCGAACCAGCTCAGCCTTGTAAGCCTGACGTATGAGCCCTTTATGGAGCGCCTGCTCCCCCCGATCACCTATTATGAGGAAAACCAGACAAAAACGGTCCACAAGCTCATCCGGATGCTCCGTGCCCTGACCTCCGGCAAAAGCATCAAGAGCATTTCCGTCATTCCGGAAATCTACCCGGGACAGTCCGTCTCCGTGCGCCATCCCTCCCCCTCCGCTTAA
- a CDS encoding glycosyltransferase — MATQIKRLFVNGFPSLYGGAGTELHHQIIVWRKLGMEVHLIPSWEYHQEPLYNEMATLGVIMHAPGDWSAVQPGDPVLGFCNAEFLQALPEIRKRTKRTVFVNCMTWLFDKEKEAMQKGEIAMFLYQNEAVRRNVMPVLRQLNGDSQIQFLTFSPYFHAEAFPFVRERDTDFFGCGRISRQDADKFAASTLHIYDTFVSPVLKHGLFLGFDQRSENKIGRPFDWIQIAHNQREVSQQAFYRHCRIVLQPTDTTENWPRVGFEAMASGSVLIVDNRGGWREMVEHGKTGWLCDNERDFIYYASKMAYEPHLRDDMAEEARLRGLELGGLEVSMESWKEVFEMMGRLPE; from the coding sequence ATGGCCACTCAAATCAAGCGTTTATTTGTCAACGGGTTTCCCAGCCTTTACGGAGGCGCGGGAACAGAACTCCACCATCAAATCATCGTCTGGCGCAAACTGGGTATGGAGGTCCACCTTATCCCTTCATGGGAGTACCACCAGGAGCCCCTCTACAATGAAATGGCCACCCTGGGCGTTATCATGCATGCCCCGGGTGACTGGTCAGCCGTTCAGCCCGGCGATCCCGTGCTCGGCTTCTGCAATGCCGAGTTCCTCCAGGCCCTGCCGGAGATCCGTAAACGCACGAAACGAACCGTCTTCGTCAACTGCATGACCTGGCTCTTTGACAAAGAAAAGGAAGCCATGCAAAAGGGGGAGATTGCCATGTTTCTCTACCAGAACGAAGCCGTGCGCCGGAACGTTATGCCCGTACTGCGCCAACTGAACGGTGATTCTCAAATACAGTTCCTGACCTTCAGCCCCTATTTTCATGCGGAGGCCTTCCCCTTTGTCCGGGAGCGTGATACGGACTTCTTCGGCTGCGGCCGCATCTCGCGTCAGGATGCGGACAAATTCGCGGCCAGCACACTGCATATCTATGATACTTTCGTGTCTCCCGTGTTGAAGCACGGCCTTTTCCTGGGTTTTGACCAGCGTAGCGAAAATAAAATCGGGCGCCCCTTTGACTGGATCCAGATAGCCCATAACCAGAGGGAGGTTTCCCAGCAGGCTTTCTACCGGCACTGCCGAATTGTACTGCAACCTACGGACACCACGGAAAACTGGCCGCGGGTTGGCTTTGAGGCGATGGCGAGCGGCAGCGTGCTTATTGTGGACAACCGTGGAGGGTGGCGTGAAATGGTGGAGCACGGAAAGACGGGATGGCTGTGCGACAACGAGAGGGACTTCATCTACTACGCGTCTAAAATGGCGTATGAACCGCATCTGCGTGATGACATGGCGGAGGAGGCACGGTTAAGAGGTCTGGAATTGGGTGGTTTGGAGGTCTCCATGGAGAGCTGGAAGGAAGTTTTTGAGATGATGGGCAGGCTTCCGGAATAA
- a CDS encoding alpha-1,2-fucosyltransferase, protein MPTTPYPFIAEKEPRTAGLHIRLGDYKQLRHKHRVHDIDFLQRAFAHISPDVNRLILFSDEPAAAADMLVRVPEFRRFSLEIDRNDTCKALRRMTAMEELIISCSSFSWWGAWLGQTRKVVAPRNWFSGVIENYQDVYLPHWIKL, encoded by the coding sequence TTGCCTACCACCCCATACCCCTTCATTGCGGAAAAGGAGCCGCGCACGGCGGGCCTCCACATCCGGCTGGGGGATTACAAGCAGCTCCGCCATAAGCACCGTGTCCACGACATTGATTTTTTACAACGGGCCTTTGCCCACATTTCCCCGGATGTGAACCGGCTCATTTTATTCAGCGATGAACCGGCGGCAGCGGCGGACATGCTTGTACGCGTGCCGGAGTTCAGACGTTTCTCTCTGGAGATTGACCGCAACGATACCTGTAAAGCCCTGCGCCGCATGACGGCCATGGAGGAACTTATCATCTCCTGCTCCTCCTTTTCCTGGTGGGGCGCCTGGCTGGGGCAAACACGCAAGGTAGTTGCTCCGCGCAACTGGTTCTCCGGTGTGATTGAAAACTACCAGGATGTCTACCTTCCTCACTGGATAAAACTATAA
- a CDS encoding polysaccharide pyruvyl transferase family protein codes for MTGSCSILPALIELGEFQYCANEGNIGDLLIDIATRQFFRRHHLPVRHESHQHVVYGGGGRFVPFYGSLEVQVAKLTSARVERCIILPHSFYQVDSFVRVLDERHLVFCREQRSLDYCRSLNERAQFLPADDMALHFCRDYSPPSDPEEGGASHCLKPWAASLVEKIRKAVQESSFPVFRENYWQRGVFLPRRGKESALPAELVLGQDISDLWSGTGDGSQEQVFLIQGLLTVLSGLDILISDRLHICIAGLLAGCRVYFLDNNYGKLSGVYRQSLLEHPRAHLLHYSELSGLFPEIFSLVRK; via the coding sequence ATGACCGGTTCCTGTTCCATTCTGCCTGCTCTTATAGAACTGGGTGAGTTTCAATACTGCGCTAACGAGGGTAATATAGGAGATTTGCTTATTGACATTGCCACACGGCAGTTTTTCCGCCGCCATCACCTGCCGGTGAGGCATGAATCCCATCAGCATGTTGTGTACGGCGGGGGAGGACGGTTTGTGCCCTTTTATGGGTCCCTTGAAGTTCAAGTGGCCAAGTTGACCTCCGCACGGGTGGAACGCTGCATCATTCTCCCGCACAGCTTTTACCAGGTGGATTCCTTCGTCCGCGTTCTGGATGAACGTCATCTGGTTTTCTGCCGGGAACAACGCTCACTGGACTACTGCCGTTCCCTGAATGAAAGGGCGCAGTTTCTTCCGGCAGACGACATGGCGCTTCACTTCTGCCGGGATTATTCTCCACCTTCTGATCCGGAAGAGGGGGGGGCTTCCCATTGCCTGAAACCATGGGCTGCTTCTCTCGTGGAAAAAATCCGGAAGGCTGTGCAGGAATCCTCTTTCCCTGTATTCCGGGAAAATTACTGGCAGCGTGGGGTTTTCCTGCCGCGCCGGGGCAAGGAGAGCGCTCTGCCTGCGGAATTGGTCCTGGGGCAGGATATTTCCGATCTCTGGAGTGGCACGGGGGACGGTTCCCAGGAGCAGGTTTTTCTGATACAGGGTCTGCTCACTGTGTTGTCCGGATTGGACATCCTCATTTCAGACCGTCTGCACATCTGCATTGCAGGCCTGCTTGCCGGATGCCGGGTATATTTTTTGGATAACAATTACGGAAAACTTTCCGGCGTTTACCGGCAATCTCTGTTGGAGCATCCCCGCGCACATCTGCTTCATTACTCTGAACTCTCCGGACTTTTTCCCGAGATATTTTCTCTTGTCCGCAAATAG
- a CDS encoding RHS repeat-associated core domain-containing protein, producing the protein MPLSEFQKMGGTPSPTPAAFGFRSAKAANETVEACGGLKYVSPWAWRASLEETSGLITIVPPTGAALYFNIHPGSDVAKPVGISRKRDFRVQLLNEAFSPCTTGNPAFLTLVDSDGQKVRFSVETGAVVSMASASGKVVHAEDYFQSVKNTYDDAGNLVSSYTAVEGLMRTRTGEAGALVMEWYAPSAVTVLEDGGYEVSGSPYKTSYYKTYESEGIRTTVITRQQRGLPAHTITRREEPGRVTITKGTGDDTIIRTIETNRLYGGMVERIESIKGINDVEPVSCNRSVKQYTDGGWLTVSETEAFRTPLARITTYEYNSEYHVSRVNRPDGGYTRYEYDDEGRMILKAEPWAGGKEKIIRTTYADKRFYDNRPVQVTKSYLQTNGVEVTLSTEAYEYKDSPLVEKVTKTVTAAGSSQKQISVEETYGEAAAYPYAAGRMKFTQNMAGIQAWYEYEVAEEHGAAHKCTVITKVNAELVPGQSTKEESFMASDDTVISERKFIWDGREWLLLSSESYEYDEERRCIKTTHGNGRISMATWMCCGKLSETDEDGVITTYGYNSAHQLVETIRSEVRDGDTVLTPETIVTYIRDAADRILQTRRDVGPMTTMESNEYDALGRTISQTDTLGRMTTTAYSDNGLTKTVTTPAGAVFVTERHPDGSVLHDYGTGQRELYHAYDIHNNCLRETVTLADKSSIVSQTLVNGFGQSIVQMTPTTVGFLYDRSEYDEKGRLIRTQRDSGIHEGAVSMAPTLYEYDSFGNVTKQTLALVEDPGPTNSPVQKYFYSVENTDEGVFQVTVMTRYNIQGAPLTSIRKQLISRMSSVVVSKSVNINERNLTSTEWEEYAENTKRIQKSVIPTSNITAEAVIIDGIVLSQRDHAGVTFTASRSYTSTGMILAQTDARGNTTTTQTDIAGRKILVTNAAGNSTGYMYGQPFDQPTTVTDSLGSTANYRYDRRGRKAAEWGTAIQPALFDYDSMDHLISLTTFRAGSETVSSDPEGRTDGDTTMWTYHEASGLEISKSYADGTHVDKTYNVLGLPERLFNARGTSEIREYDTLTGQLTRVSFNDGSTPSQTYTYNHLGQLIQITDAAGTRTIGYNEYGEQKTDSLAAGGKTHLVTETRDQLGRSTGYTYAKDGIVEQTVFTGYGENGLIATAGFLHEGEEKQFGFSYLEGTNLLQALTKPNGITFTQTYEEKRDLITGMYYKKGSTAIVEREYTYDSLGHPLTRRIARKGTITNDSFVYNTRSELAAATVDEGIYSYDYDNIGNRKSAEEATKELSYGASNLNQYTSIQEREGEVFIPAFDADGNQTLVKTSTGTWKVVYNAANRPVTFTKTEEKTVTAITCTYDSMGRRATKKVEVTTAGQSGEKTVSVTLHQRYLYRGYLQIACCDLTRSSHPCLWLITWNPTEPVSTRPLAIQKDDTWYTYGFDLTKNVWEVFNADSSIATAYSYGPYGAVTAQGDVIQPMQWSSEYCDDELALIYYNYRYYNLADGRWINRDPIAEEVEWNLYEFIQNNSIKIIDLLGLIDGGMGGIINGTYGSSPFNVPSNPYPSSSPSNTEQDNISFPIKGNVNIKVENAIEKSNPIVFTVAVEVERTGALRVDYDKIVQQLKSGGFSKEEASSVREAIKLEFRKKQTIFGKAITQLILDQRKSNGFINAKSNPSKTNTKITAAGKIMKHGGRGLILFSAGVEIYTILSTPAEQRGEAMLQSGGRFGGGILGGMASGAALGACEFNPVTVAIGAFLGAVAGSETGEWIINKICK; encoded by the coding sequence ATGCCTCTGTCCGAATTCCAGAAGATGGGGGGCACCCCCTCCCCCACTCCTGCTGCTTTCGGCTTTCGCTCCGCAAAAGCTGCTAATGAGACAGTGGAAGCTTGCGGGGGATTGAAATATGTAAGTCCCTGGGCATGGCGTGCAAGTCTGGAAGAAACATCCGGCCTCATCACCATCGTGCCTCCCACGGGTGCTGCTCTTTACTTCAACATCCACCCAGGTTCTGATGTGGCAAAGCCTGTGGGTATCTCCCGCAAGCGTGATTTCCGTGTGCAGTTGTTGAATGAAGCATTCAGTCCCTGCACGACGGGCAATCCTGCTTTTCTGACCCTGGTGGATTCTGATGGGCAGAAAGTGCGTTTCTCCGTAGAAACCGGCGCTGTCGTCAGTATGGCCTCCGCTTCCGGCAAGGTGGTCCATGCTGAAGATTATTTCCAGAGTGTGAAAAATACCTATGATGATGCGGGCAATCTGGTGAGCAGTTATACCGCCGTGGAAGGCTTGATGCGCACCCGCACAGGGGAGGCTGGCGCCCTCGTCATGGAATGGTACGCTCCCTCTGCCGTCACGGTACTGGAAGACGGCGGTTATGAAGTTTCGGGCTCTCCCTACAAAACTTCTTACTATAAAACCTATGAATCGGAAGGTATACGTACGACCGTCATCACGCGCCAGCAGCGCGGGCTCCCCGCACATACTATTACCCGTAGGGAGGAACCCGGCAGGGTCACTATCACCAAGGGAACGGGAGATGACACTATCATCCGTACCATTGAAACCAACCGACTCTACGGCGGGATGGTGGAACGCATAGAATCCATCAAGGGCATCAACGATGTAGAACCTGTCTCTTGCAACCGTTCCGTGAAGCAATACACGGATGGCGGCTGGCTGACGGTGAGTGAAACGGAGGCCTTCAGGACACCTCTTGCACGTATCACCACCTATGAATACAACAGTGAATACCATGTCTCCCGCGTCAACCGCCCGGATGGCGGCTACACACGCTACGAATATGACGACGAAGGCCGCATGATTCTGAAGGCGGAACCTTGGGCTGGCGGGAAGGAAAAGATTATTCGTACCACTTATGCCGACAAGCGTTTCTATGACAATCGTCCTGTTCAGGTGACAAAGTCCTACCTCCAGACCAACGGCGTGGAAGTCACGTTGAGTACTGAAGCGTATGAATATAAAGACTCACCTCTCGTGGAAAAGGTTACTAAAACTGTTACTGCTGCCGGTTCCAGCCAGAAACAGATAAGTGTAGAAGAAACCTACGGAGAAGCTGCCGCCTATCCCTATGCCGCCGGAAGAATGAAGTTCACGCAGAACATGGCCGGGATACAGGCCTGGTATGAGTATGAAGTGGCAGAGGAGCATGGCGCCGCTCACAAATGTACCGTTATCACGAAGGTTAATGCTGAACTTGTTCCCGGGCAGAGTACGAAGGAAGAAAGTTTCATGGCATCCGACGATACCGTCATTTCCGAACGGAAATTCATTTGGGATGGACGGGAATGGCTCCTTCTCTCAAGTGAATCCTATGAATACGACGAAGAGCGCCGCTGCATCAAAACCACACACGGCAATGGCCGCATCAGTATGGCTACATGGATGTGCTGCGGCAAGCTTTCGGAAACCGATGAAGATGGGGTCATTACTACCTATGGTTACAATTCAGCCCATCAGCTTGTGGAAACCATTCGTTCGGAAGTACGTGACGGAGATACGGTGCTCACCCCGGAAACTATCGTCACCTATATTCGTGATGCGGCCGACCGCATTTTGCAGACGCGCCGGGATGTTGGCCCCATGACCACTATGGAAAGCAACGAATACGACGCCCTGGGTCGAACCATTTCCCAAACGGATACCCTGGGACGAATGACCACGACGGCATATAGTGACAACGGATTGACAAAAACCGTCACCACTCCTGCTGGGGCTGTCTTTGTCACGGAAAGGCATCCCGATGGCTCCGTACTCCATGACTACGGTACGGGACAGCGAGAGCTCTACCATGCATATGACATTCATAATAATTGTCTGAGGGAAACCGTCACGTTGGCAGACAAGTCCAGCATTGTTTCCCAGACCCTCGTCAACGGCTTTGGCCAAAGCATCGTACAAATGACGCCTACTACTGTAGGTTTCCTGTATGATCGTTCCGAATACGATGAAAAGGGACGGCTCATCCGTACGCAACGGGATTCGGGAATACATGAAGGCGCCGTCTCCATGGCTCCCACGCTCTATGAATACGACTCCTTTGGCAACGTTACCAAGCAAACCCTGGCTTTAGTGGAAGACCCGGGACCAACCAACTCTCCCGTGCAAAAATATTTCTATAGTGTAGAAAACACGGACGAAGGGGTTTTCCAGGTGACGGTGATGACCCGTTATAATATCCAGGGAGCGCCTTTAACCTCCATCAGGAAACAGCTCATTTCTCGGATGTCTTCCGTAGTGGTATCAAAATCGGTCAACATCAATGAACGCAACTTGACTTCCACGGAATGGGAGGAGTATGCTGAAAATACGAAAAGAATCCAAAAGAGCGTCATTCCTACCTCTAACATCACGGCTGAAGCAGTGATTATAGATGGGATTGTGCTCTCTCAGAGGGATCATGCAGGGGTAACCTTTACGGCAAGCCGGAGCTATACGTCTACAGGAATGATCCTTGCACAAACGGATGCAAGGGGCAATACAACTACGACGCAGACTGACATCGCAGGCCGTAAAATTTTAGTTACAAATGCTGCAGGCAACAGTACCGGTTACATGTATGGCCAACCTTTTGATCAGCCAACCACTGTTACCGATTCTTTGGGCAGTACGGCCAACTATCGTTATGACCGTCGGGGTCGCAAGGCTGCGGAATGGGGGACGGCCATTCAACCTGCTCTCTTTGACTATGATTCCATGGATCATCTGATCTCTTTGACGACTTTCCGGGCCGGTTCGGAAACGGTATCCAGCGATCCCGAAGGGAGGACTGATGGCGACACCACCATGTGGACCTACCATGAGGCTTCCGGACTGGAAATTTCCAAGAGCTATGCCGATGGGACACATGTAGATAAAACGTACAATGTTCTCGGACTGCCGGAGCGTCTTTTCAACGCGAGGGGAACAAGTGAAATCCGCGAATACGACACCCTCACGGGGCAACTGACCAGGGTGTCTTTCAATGATGGCTCTACCCCTAGTCAAACCTATACGTACAATCATCTCGGCCAGCTCATTCAAATAACTGATGCTGCCGGAACGCGTACTATCGGTTACAATGAATACGGCGAGCAGAAAACCGATAGCCTGGCAGCCGGAGGCAAAACCCACCTGGTTACGGAAACGCGTGACCAACTGGGACGCAGTACCGGCTACACTTATGCCAAAGATGGAATTGTGGAACAAACCGTTTTCACCGGCTATGGGGAGAATGGACTTATTGCTACCGCAGGATTCCTGCACGAAGGTGAAGAAAAACAATTCGGTTTTTCCTATCTTGAAGGAACCAACCTTCTGCAGGCACTCACGAAGCCAAATGGAATAACGTTCACGCAGACCTATGAAGAAAAGCGTGATCTGATCACGGGCATGTATTACAAAAAGGGAAGTACGGCAATCGTAGAACGGGAATATACCTATGACAGCCTGGGGCATCCGCTCACACGGAGGATTGCCCGCAAGGGCACCATTACGAATGACAGCTTTGTTTACAATACCCGCAGTGAACTGGCAGCGGCAACTGTGGATGAAGGAATTTATTCTTACGATTACGACAATATAGGCAACCGCAAGAGCGCTGAAGAAGCGACGAAGGAACTCTCCTATGGCGCTTCTAACCTCAACCAGTACACGTCCATTCAGGAAAGAGAAGGAGAAGTTTTTATTCCTGCCTTTGATGCTGACGGGAATCAGACGCTGGTGAAAACTTCTACCGGTACGTGGAAAGTGGTATACAACGCGGCAAATCGCCCCGTGACTTTCACGAAGACGGAAGAAAAGACGGTAACTGCCATCACCTGCACTTACGACTCCATGGGACGCCGTGCCACAAAGAAAGTGGAAGTCACTACTGCCGGCCAGTCCGGAGAAAAGACGGTTTCGGTAACTCTTCATCAGCGTTACCTGTACCGGGGGTATCTTCAAATTGCCTGTTGCGATCTAACTCGCTCTTCCCATCCCTGCTTGTGGCTGATCACATGGAATCCTACGGAGCCTGTATCTACTCGTCCCCTGGCAATTCAGAAAGATGATACGTGGTATACCTATGGCTTTGATCTCACTAAAAATGTATGGGAAGTCTTTAATGCTGATAGTTCAATAGCTACGGCCTATAGTTATGGACCCTATGGTGCAGTAACAGCCCAAGGAGACGTGATTCAACCTATGCAGTGGAGTAGCGAATATTGCGATGATGAACTTGCACTCATCTATTACAACTATCGCTATTACAATCTGGCTGACGGCAGATGGATTAACAGGGATCCTATCGCTGAGGAAGTAGAGTGGAACCTGTACGAATTTATACAAAATAATAGTATAAAAATTATTGATTTATTAGGTTTAATAGATGGAGGAATGGGTGGTATTATCAATGGAACATATGGATCTTCTCCTTTCAACGTGCCTTCTAATCCATATCCTAGTTCTTCCCCCTCTAATACTGAACAGGACAATATTAGTTTTCCAATCAAAGGTAACGTTAATATCAAGGTTGAGAATGCAATTGAGAAAAGTAATCCCATCGTTTTTACTGTTGCGGTTGAGGTTGAAAGAACTGGTGCCTTAAGGGTAGATTATGATAAAATAGTTCAGCAGTTAAAATCAGGTGGTTTTTCAAAAGAAGAAGCAAGTAGCGTCAGAGAAGCAATAAAACTTGAATTTAGAAAAAAACAAACTATTTTTGGTAAAGCGATTACACAACTAATCTTAGATCAACGAAAATCGAATGGATTCATTAATGCGAAATCCAATCCATCAAAAACTAATACAAAAATTACTGCTGCCGGGAAAATTATGAAACATGGAGGTCGAGGGTTGATTCTGTTTTCTGCTGGCGTAGAAATATATACAATATTGAGTACCCCTGCCGAGCAAAGGGGAGAAGCGATGTTACAATCTGGAGGTCGTTTTGGTGGAGGTATTCTAGGTGGGATGGCATCGGGAGCAGCTTTAGGAGCATGCGAGTTTAATCCTGTTACAGTTGCCATAGGTGCTTTTCTTGGCGCAGTGGCAGGATCAGAAACAGGAGAATGGATTATTAATAAAATATGCAAATGA